Below is a genomic region from Brevinematia bacterium.
CTCGGTAAGTTTCCTTTTTAGGGATGAGTAGTCATCATCTTCGTCAATTTCCACTTCTTTCTGAAGTAAGATTTCCCCAGCATCCATTTTCTCATTTATGTAGAAAATTGTAGTTCCTGTGACTTTGTCACAGTTTAGCAAAGCAAAGTGAATAGGAGAAGGTCCTCTGTATTTCGGAAGTAACGAGGGATGGATGCCTACTGTCTTCATAGGTGGCATTTCAAAGATTTCTCTAGGAATTATTTTCCCATAGTCGCACACAATAAATAGATCAAAGCCTTTAGAACTTAAGAGGTTAAAAAACTCTTGTGACCTGATATTTTCATTATCCGTAAACTCAATGCTATTAGAGATTGCTAATTCCTTAACAGGAGTAGGACTTAGAACCCTTCCTCTTCCTTTCTCTTTGTCTGACTTAGTTACTACAAAATCAATCTTGTAGTCACAAGAAATATGTAGTAGACCTTCAAGAACTGCTTTGGAAAACTCTCCTGACCCAAAATAACAAACTTTCTTCATAAAGCCTCCGTAGGGGATATTCACTACCAACTTAACTTTGTCCTAAGGGTTTCAAAAAACTTTCTTTTGGGGTTTCTAACAACTTTTGCATAGAACTTGCTTCTTTTTATGTTTAGCTCAGTCTTACCGTCAACGTCAATATACTCTTGCCCATCAAATACTACAACCGGTAGTGGTGAAAGGTAATCTACTTTGAGAGTGACGGTGCTATCTTTGTCAAGCACTATGGATCTTGCTGAGAGAGTGTGTGGACATATAGGGGTTATTAGAATATTCTCCATAGTTGGCATCAATATCGGGCCAAAGGCAGAGAGTGAGTATGCGGTAGAACCAGTAGGTGTGGAGACGATGATTCCATCTCCTCGGTATCTATTGAAAAACTCTCCGTCAATAAGGACCTCTATCTCAATAAGGCGGTGGAGTTTTCCTCTGGAGATCACAACCTCGTTTAGCGCAGAGTTGTAGTATGTCTCCTTCCCACTAATTTTTATTTCCACTTCTAACATCATTCTATTCTCAACTTCGTATTTCTCTGACACGATCAATTGGGTAAGTTCCTCAAGGTCATTTTCTGAAAAA
It encodes:
- the fmt gene encoding methionyl-tRNA formyltransferase, producing the protein MKKVCYFGSGEFSKAVLEGLLHISCDYKIDFVVTKSDKEKGRGRVLSPTPVKELAISNSIEFTDNENIRSQEFFNLLSSKGFDLFIVCDYGKIIPREIFEMPPMKTVGIHPSLLPKYRGPSPIHFALLNCDKVTGTTIFYINEKMDAGEILLQKEVEIDEDDDYSSLKRKLTELSIELIARFFENPNITPVPQEDSLATFTKIIRKEDSRIDWSKEARHIFGQVRAFVEWPKAYCFYKGRMVKILKARYSEEETSGDFGEVIRLGDRIGIKTGRGVLEVEKLLPENSKVMDAKSFVNGYRVKVGDKFE
- a CDS encoding NAD(+)/NADH kinase; this encodes MSPFIAIVYNPDKNEAKRIIDVLKNFFTRERIEFFILKTDFSDFSANLSSYKDIKKPDFVVSIGGDGTLLYSARLFSKYEVPIAGVDVGKLGFLMHFSENDLEELTQLIVSEKYEVENRMMLEVEIKISGKETYYNSALNEVVISRGKLHRLIEIEVLIDGEFFNRYRGDGIIVSTPTGSTAYSLSAFGPILMPTMENILITPICPHTLSARSIVLDKDSTVTLKVDYLSPLPVVVFDGQEYIDVDGKTELNIKRSKFYAKVVRNPKRKFFETLRTKLSW